A genome region from Hevea brasiliensis isolate MT/VB/25A 57/8 chromosome 7, ASM3005281v1, whole genome shotgun sequence includes the following:
- the LOC110666163 gene encoding uncharacterized protein LOC110666163 isoform X3 yields MERGTTNQPLIGRDDSLKKQELENIKQVRLSALDDLVSVNSLFTIAIFLGLSFASPNQQSLDNRPECSPGVKMEKRLVVYEVVSFACFLFSSLVAKSLKLYLSVHSTEDDLNILNYHVIKPRRGFMSLLSVLASAVGVVFLTLSMVDVVQIKIGKMSCGIGETQAAVISLCTIVALALIIYLPSTVMTIISITFVSK; encoded by the exons ATGGAGAG GGGAACTACTAATCAACCGCTGATTGGACGCGACGACTCGTTGAAAAAACAAGAACTTGAAAATATTAAACAGGTTCGATTAAGCGCACTGGATGACCTTGTTAGCGTGAACTCCCTCTTCACAATAGCCATCTTCTTGGGCTTATCCTTTGCATCTCCCAACCAACAGAGCCTTGATAATCGACCCGAATGTTCACCAGGCGTCAAGATGGAAAAGAGGCTCGTTGTGTATGAAGTTGTATCATTCGCTTGCTTCCTCTTTTCTAGCCTGGTAGCCAAATCACTCAAGCTTTATCTTAGTGTCCATAGCACTGAAGATGATCTGAACATTTTAAATTATCATGTAATAAAGCCAAGAAGAGGTTTTATGAGCCTGTTATCGGTGTTGGCATCGGCAGTTGGGGTGGTGTTTTTGACGCTTTCAATGGTTGATGTTGTTCAGATAAAAATTGGGAAGATGTCGTGTGGGATTGGTGAGACTCAGGCAGCCGTAATATCACTGTGCACCATTGTGGCTCTCGCTCTCATCATTTATTTACCTTCAACTGTGATGACTATTATAAGCATAACGTTTGTTAGTAAGTAG
- the LOC110666163 gene encoding uncharacterized protein LOC110666163 isoform X2 produces the protein MESEFRGTTNQPLIGRDDSLKKQELENIKQVRLSALDDLVSVNSLFTIAIFLGLSFASPNQQSLDNRPECSPGVKMEKRLVVYEVVSFACFLFSSLVAKSLKLYLSVHSTEDDLNILNYHVIKPRRGFMSLLSVLASAVGVVFLTLSMVDVVQIKIGKMSCGIGETQAAVISLCTIVALALIIYLPSTVMTIISITFVSK, from the exons ATGGAGAG TGAATTCAGGGGAACTACTAATCAACCGCTGATTGGACGCGACGACTCGTTGAAAAAACAAGAACTTGAAAATATTAAACAGGTTCGATTAAGCGCACTGGATGACCTTGTTAGCGTGAACTCCCTCTTCACAATAGCCATCTTCTTGGGCTTATCCTTTGCATCTCCCAACCAACAGAGCCTTGATAATCGACCCGAATGTTCACCAGGCGTCAAGATGGAAAAGAGGCTCGTTGTGTATGAAGTTGTATCATTCGCTTGCTTCCTCTTTTCTAGCCTGGTAGCCAAATCACTCAAGCTTTATCTTAGTGTCCATAGCACTGAAGATGATCTGAACATTTTAAATTATCATGTAATAAAGCCAAGAAGAGGTTTTATGAGCCTGTTATCGGTGTTGGCATCGGCAGTTGGGGTGGTGTTTTTGACGCTTTCAATGGTTGATGTTGTTCAGATAAAAATTGGGAAGATGTCGTGTGGGATTGGTGAGACTCAGGCAGCCGTAATATCACTGTGCACCATTGTGGCTCTCGCTCTCATCATTTATTTACCTTCAACTGTGATGACTATTATAAGCATAACGTTTGTTAGTAAGTAG
- the LOC110666163 gene encoding uncharacterized protein LOC110666163 isoform X1, with product MESFTSEFRGTTNQPLIGRDDSLKKQELENIKQVRLSALDDLVSVNSLFTIAIFLGLSFASPNQQSLDNRPECSPGVKMEKRLVVYEVVSFACFLFSSLVAKSLKLYLSVHSTEDDLNILNYHVIKPRRGFMSLLSVLASAVGVVFLTLSMVDVVQIKIGKMSCGIGETQAAVISLCTIVALALIIYLPSTVMTIISITFVSK from the exons ATGGAGAG TTTCACTAGTGAATTCAGGGGAACTACTAATCAACCGCTGATTGGACGCGACGACTCGTTGAAAAAACAAGAACTTGAAAATATTAAACAGGTTCGATTAAGCGCACTGGATGACCTTGTTAGCGTGAACTCCCTCTTCACAATAGCCATCTTCTTGGGCTTATCCTTTGCATCTCCCAACCAACAGAGCCTTGATAATCGACCCGAATGTTCACCAGGCGTCAAGATGGAAAAGAGGCTCGTTGTGTATGAAGTTGTATCATTCGCTTGCTTCCTCTTTTCTAGCCTGGTAGCCAAATCACTCAAGCTTTATCTTAGTGTCCATAGCACTGAAGATGATCTGAACATTTTAAATTATCATGTAATAAAGCCAAGAAGAGGTTTTATGAGCCTGTTATCGGTGTTGGCATCGGCAGTTGGGGTGGTGTTTTTGACGCTTTCAATGGTTGATGTTGTTCAGATAAAAATTGGGAAGATGTCGTGTGGGATTGGTGAGACTCAGGCAGCCGTAATATCACTGTGCACCATTGTGGCTCTCGCTCTCATCATTTATTTACCTTCAACTGTGATGACTATTATAAGCATAACGTTTGTTAGTAAGTAG